In one Granulicella aggregans genomic region, the following are encoded:
- the hrpB gene encoding ATP-dependent helicase HrpB, translating into MSRKSVLPVDAILPEMIESLRRTPNLVIEAPPGAGKTTRVPPAVLDVVQGGVIVLEPRRIAARLSARRVAWELGEEVGETVGYQVRFEEKSGPRTRLRFVTEGILTRRLMTDRTLKGVDAVILDEFHERHLDSDLALALLKRLQETRPALCIIVMSATLDAAPIARFLGDCPVLRSEGRMFPLSIRHLPYSPESLQVQMRKAVELLLREKHSGHILAFLPGIAEIRQTMRECESAARSAGLLMLPLHGDLTPAEQDQAVMPGPARKLILATNVAESSVTVEGVTAVIDSGLVRIATYSPWTGLPTLQVGRVSKASATQRAGRAGRTAAGEVLRLYPEEDYLLRPQQDSPEIARSDLSQLLLTLRVMKIASISDLDWLDPPPVEAVVLAKSLLDQIGAKDEMAERMSRFPLTPRLSRIVVAAVDRGVGEDGCRVAAILSLGERSEKSDLLEALDRAPSPRERQHTEQLLRAAGLSGKPSHDDDSLLLSILAGFPDRVARRRSGSQIVLSNGVSAEVAGASHHDEFLIAIDAEDRKEKPMPLVRMTARIEPEWLLDLFPERVKESSTVVWNRANERVEQVNALLYDKLVIEESHGPAPAEAAADLLARRALEVGIEQFVEKELLDQHLARVAFAGFDAPNIPQILREVSLGLYSFNELKDAAKGFIALLEQKVDGRLLNDLAPQSVRLPSGRQTKIHYERERPPWISSRLQDFFGMKESPKIGPNKTPLVAHLLAPNHRAVQTTTDLEGFWERLYPQVRKELMRRYPRHQWPERP; encoded by the coding sequence GTGAGCCGCAAGTCCGTACTTCCGGTGGATGCGATTCTGCCGGAGATGATCGAGTCTCTGCGCCGGACGCCGAATCTCGTCATCGAAGCTCCGCCCGGCGCGGGCAAGACAACGCGTGTTCCGCCTGCTGTTCTCGATGTGGTGCAGGGCGGCGTCATCGTCCTTGAACCGCGCCGGATCGCAGCGCGGCTCTCCGCGCGCCGTGTCGCGTGGGAGCTAGGCGAAGAGGTCGGTGAGACTGTCGGCTACCAGGTTCGTTTCGAAGAAAAGAGCGGCCCCCGCACCCGGCTCAGGTTCGTCACAGAAGGCATCCTGACGCGACGGCTTATGACCGACCGGACGCTGAAGGGCGTGGACGCGGTGATCCTCGACGAGTTCCACGAACGTCATCTCGACAGCGATCTCGCGCTCGCCCTGCTGAAGCGACTTCAAGAGACGCGGCCGGCGCTGTGCATCATCGTGATGTCAGCGACGCTCGACGCTGCGCCCATCGCCCGCTTCCTTGGCGATTGTCCGGTGCTGCGTTCTGAAGGCCGCATGTTTCCGCTCTCCATCCGGCACCTGCCCTACTCTCCGGAGTCGCTGCAGGTGCAGATGCGGAAGGCAGTCGAGCTTCTGCTGAGAGAGAAGCACTCCGGCCACATCTTAGCCTTTCTGCCTGGCATTGCGGAGATACGTCAAACCATGCGCGAGTGCGAGTCTGCGGCGCGAAGTGCGGGATTGCTTATGCTCCCCCTCCACGGCGACCTCACGCCCGCCGAACAGGACCAGGCAGTTATGCCAGGCCCGGCACGAAAGCTGATCCTCGCGACCAATGTGGCTGAGAGTTCCGTCACGGTCGAAGGAGTCACCGCCGTTATCGACAGTGGGCTTGTGCGGATCGCAACCTATTCTCCTTGGACAGGTCTTCCGACTTTGCAGGTAGGCCGGGTCAGCAAGGCCTCCGCAACCCAGCGTGCGGGCCGTGCCGGACGTACCGCGGCGGGCGAGGTGCTGCGGCTCTATCCCGAAGAGGACTACCTGCTACGGCCACAGCAGGACAGTCCCGAGATCGCGCGCAGCGATCTATCGCAACTCTTGCTGACCCTCCGCGTAATGAAGATCGCCTCCATCTCCGACCTGGACTGGCTCGACCCGCCGCCTGTAGAGGCCGTCGTGCTCGCCAAGTCCCTTCTCGATCAGATCGGAGCAAAGGATGAGATGGCGGAGCGCATGAGCCGCTTCCCTCTCACTCCGAGACTCTCACGCATCGTCGTTGCGGCAGTCGATCGAGGAGTCGGCGAAGATGGATGCCGAGTCGCCGCAATCCTCAGCCTTGGCGAGCGAAGCGAGAAGAGTGACCTGCTCGAAGCGTTGGATCGCGCGCCCAGCCCTCGCGAGCGACAGCACACAGAGCAACTGTTGCGAGCGGCAGGCCTATCGGGAAAGCCTAGCCATGATGACGATTCCCTGCTGCTCTCCATACTTGCGGGCTTCCCGGACCGCGTCGCGCGCAGAAGGTCGGGCAGCCAGATTGTGCTGTCGAACGGCGTCTCGGCAGAAGTTGCCGGTGCGTCACACCACGATGAGTTCCTGATCGCCATCGATGCAGAGGATCGCAAGGAGAAGCCGATGCCGCTGGTCCGTATGACCGCGCGCATAGAGCCGGAGTGGCTGCTCGATCTCTTCCCCGAACGGGTGAAGGAGAGCTCGACCGTCGTTTGGAACCGCGCCAACGAGCGCGTGGAGCAGGTAAATGCTCTGCTCTACGACAAGCTCGTAATTGAGGAGTCGCATGGTCCGGCGCCGGCTGAAGCCGCAGCCGATCTACTTGCGCGAAGAGCTCTTGAGGTGGGCATCGAGCAGTTTGTGGAGAAGGAACTCCTCGATCAACACCTGGCGCGAGTTGCGTTCGCAGGCTTCGACGCTCCGAATATTCCGCAGATACTGCGCGAGGTCAGCCTTGGACTGTACAGCTTCAACGAACTGAAGGACGCGGCGAAAGGCTTCATCGCTCTGCTGGAACAAAAGGTGGATGGGAGACTGCTGAACGATCTCGCCCCACAGAGCGTGCGGCTTCCGAGTGGGCGGCAGACGAAGATTCACTACGAGCGGGAGAGGCCACCATGGATCTCATCACGCCTGCAAGACTTCTTTGGAATGAAGGAAAGTCCGAAGATCGGTCCGAACAAGACTCCTCTGGTCGCTCACTTGCTCGCGCCGAATCATCGTGCGGTTCAGACCACGACCGACCTCGAAGGCTTCTGGGAGCGCCTCTATCCGCAGGTACGCAAGGAATTGATGCGGCGCTATCCTAGACATCAGTGGCCCGAGCGGCCCTGA
- a CDS encoding TIGR03435 family protein has product MFIVFVFATLIGTRLFAQDVTGTWQGTLKADKDLRQILVVTKDDGKLKASMYSIDQGAMALKASSVTQDGTTFKFAIDFIGGSFEGKLSEDGTTITGSWSQGPKPLPFVLARATKDTAWEIPAPPPPPKLMAADADPSFEVATIKPNDTGATSMQQLTINGRDFKTRASSLQDLIAFSYEVQAKQIVGAPDWISKDRFDIDAVPDVEGAPNPQQVRLMIRKLLTERFKLTFHRDKKELSAFVLTVGKAEKLTPTQMNGPLPGIGMRPATGGLTLMIRNGTVGDFTGFLQTLVLDRPVVDNTGLKGRFDFSVTFLPDDTQFNGHSPVGKLADGVEPAAGLTEALQQQLGLKMSAEKTPVEVLAIDHVEKPSAN; this is encoded by the coding sequence ATGTTCATTGTCTTTGTTTTTGCCACGTTGATAGGCACACGCCTATTCGCGCAGGACGTAACCGGAACCTGGCAGGGAACGTTGAAAGCGGATAAAGACCTGCGGCAGATTCTGGTCGTAACCAAGGACGATGGAAAGCTAAAGGCCTCCATGTACAGCATCGACCAGGGAGCGATGGCGCTCAAGGCATCTTCGGTTACTCAGGACGGAACGACGTTCAAATTCGCGATCGACTTCATCGGCGGCAGCTTTGAAGGCAAGCTCAGCGAGGACGGCACGACCATCACCGGTTCCTGGAGCCAGGGGCCGAAGCCGCTCCCGTTCGTGCTTGCGCGTGCGACGAAGGATACTGCCTGGGAGATTCCGGCTCCGCCACCGCCGCCGAAGCTGATGGCCGCGGACGCGGACCCGTCGTTCGAGGTCGCCACGATCAAGCCCAACGACACGGGCGCTACGAGCATGCAGCAGTTGACGATCAATGGGCGCGACTTCAAGACGCGGGCTTCATCGCTCCAGGACTTGATCGCGTTCTCCTACGAGGTGCAGGCCAAGCAGATCGTTGGAGCACCGGACTGGATCAGCAAGGACCGTTTCGATATCGACGCGGTGCCTGACGTGGAGGGCGCGCCCAATCCGCAGCAGGTGCGATTGATGATCCGCAAGCTGCTGACGGAGCGGTTCAAGCTGACATTCCATCGCGATAAAAAGGAACTCTCAGCTTTTGTTCTGACGGTCGGGAAGGCAGAGAAGCTGACCCCCACGCAAATGAACGGTCCCCTGCCGGGCATTGGTATGCGGCCCGCGACCGGCGGCCTCACACTGATGATCCGCAATGGAACGGTGGGCGATTTCACCGGGTTCCTGCAGACGCTGGTGCTTGACCGTCCGGTAGTGGACAACACCGGGCTGAAGGGACGATTCGACTTCAGTGTGACCTTTCTGCCCGACGATACGCAGTTCAACGGACACTCTCCTGTGGGGAAACTGGCCGATGGGGTCGAACCGGCAGCCGGGCTGACCGAAGCACTGCAGCAGCAGTTGGGGCTGAAGATGAGCGCGGAGAAGACGCCGGTCGAGGTGCTCGCAATCGACCACGTCGAGAAGCCTTCGGCTAATTAG
- a CDS encoding VWA domain-containing protein has protein sequence MKRSWLTYIALALMIAAPLRAQTIGQNKSAGASEVFTLAVRSQLVVEAVTVKDKNGKSVQGLTAGDFTLTENGVEQKIRFCEHQTLPATAEPLPATPAKDESITIYKRLGRTQLAPEQPESLRYKDRRLLALYFDMSAMPPGDQLRALAAAEKFVRTQMTSVDLVSILRYQGGSVDVLQDFTADRNRLLSILETLVIGEGQGSADSIDDASSADTGAAFGQDDSEFNVFNTDRQLAALQTAAHMLGGLNEKKSLIYFASGLRLNGTDNEAQLHATVDAAIRAGVSFWPIDARGLVASAPLGDATQGSPGNEGMYSGTAAQANTANFQRSQDTIFSLAGDTGGKALLDYNDLTRGIVNAQQSISDYYILGYYATNTTLDGRFRKIKVTVNQPADAKLEYRPGYYAGKEFGKFNSTEKERQLEDALMLEDPVTDLTVAMEINYFQLNRAEYFVPIVVKIPGRELALAKKGGAEHTLIDFVGEVKDTYGNNTVSNVRDNVNIKLSDATAAELAKRPIEYESGFTLLPGKYTIKFLARDDETGRIGTFQTNFVIPNLNKEIQYVPISSVVLSGQRVDLKDSLYDAMKGKDAAKAVAANPLIANGRELVPSVTRVFTKGRELYVYLQAYDERIGQPAPVSQSFVAYVSFYRDHVKVFETQPLAVTPVATGRLAIAPLDFNIGVSQLQAGKYDCQVTILDPAHGKATFWQASLALSQ, from the coding sequence ATGAAGCGCTCATGGCTCACTTATATCGCCCTCGCATTGATGATCGCCGCGCCGTTGCGTGCCCAAACCATCGGGCAAAACAAATCTGCAGGAGCCTCCGAGGTCTTCACGCTCGCGGTCCGCTCACAGCTTGTGGTCGAGGCTGTCACCGTCAAGGACAAGAACGGCAAGTCCGTGCAGGGCCTCACTGCGGGCGACTTTACCTTGACCGAGAATGGCGTGGAGCAGAAGATCCGCTTCTGCGAGCACCAGACCTTACCGGCAACGGCTGAACCACTGCCCGCGACGCCGGCAAAGGACGAGAGCATCACCATCTACAAGCGCCTTGGGCGAACCCAGCTTGCTCCCGAACAGCCCGAGAGCCTTCGCTATAAAGATCGCCGCCTGCTCGCGCTCTACTTCGACATGAGCGCCATGCCGCCGGGCGATCAGCTCCGCGCTCTGGCCGCCGCGGAGAAGTTCGTCCGAACCCAGATGACCTCGGTCGACCTAGTCTCCATCTTGCGTTACCAGGGCGGATCGGTGGATGTATTGCAGGACTTTACGGCCGACCGTAACCGGCTGTTGAGCATCCTCGAGACGCTGGTGATCGGTGAGGGACAGGGCTCGGCCGACTCCATAGACGACGCCAGCAGTGCGGACACGGGTGCGGCCTTCGGCCAGGACGATAGCGAGTTCAACGTCTTCAATACAGATCGCCAGCTTGCCGCGCTGCAGACCGCGGCGCACATGCTTGGCGGCCTCAACGAAAAGAAGTCGCTGATCTACTTCGCAAGCGGCCTGCGGCTAAACGGCACGGACAACGAGGCCCAACTTCATGCGACGGTCGATGCGGCGATCCGCGCCGGCGTCTCCTTCTGGCCGATCGACGCGCGCGGCCTTGTCGCGTCCGCTCCGTTGGGTGACGCCACGCAGGGCTCGCCTGGCAACGAGGGCATGTACTCCGGGACGGCGGCACAGGCCAACACCGCAAACTTCCAGCGCTCGCAGGACACCATATTCTCGCTAGCCGGCGACACCGGCGGCAAAGCGCTGCTCGACTACAACGACCTCACGCGCGGCATCGTCAATGCGCAGCAGTCCATTTCGGACTACTACATCCTCGGGTACTACGCGACGAATACCACGCTCGACGGGCGTTTTCGCAAGATCAAGGTCACCGTCAACCAGCCAGCCGATGCGAAGCTCGAGTATCGACCGGGGTATTACGCGGGCAAGGAGTTCGGCAAGTTCAATTCCACGGAGAAAGAGCGCCAGCTTGAAGACGCTCTGATGCTCGAAGATCCTGTCACCGACCTCACCGTGGCGATGGAGATCAATTACTTCCAACTCAACCGGGCCGAATACTTCGTGCCCATCGTGGTGAAGATTCCCGGCCGCGAGTTGGCCCTTGCGAAGAAGGGTGGTGCCGAGCACACGCTGATCGACTTCGTTGGCGAGGTCAAGGACACCTACGGCAACAATACCGTCAGCAACGTCCGCGACAACGTGAACATCAAGCTCTCGGACGCCACCGCAGCCGAGCTTGCCAAGCGGCCAATCGAGTACGAATCTGGCTTTACCCTGCTGCCCGGCAAGTACACGATCAAGTTTCTAGCCCGCGACGACGAGACGGGTCGCATCGGCACCTTCCAGACCAATTTCGTCATCCCGAATCTCAACAAGGAGATACAGTATGTGCCCATCAGCTCGGTCGTTCTCAGCGGCCAGCGTGTCGATCTAAAAGACTCTTTGTACGACGCTATGAAAGGCAAGGACGCGGCCAAGGCAGTGGCAGCGAACCCGCTCATCGCGAATGGCAGGGAGCTGGTACCGAGCGTCACGCGTGTCTTCACGAAAGGGCGGGAGCTCTATGTTTACCTGCAAGCTTACGATGAAAGGATTGGCCAACCGGCGCCAGTATCGCAATCGTTTGTCGCTTACGTCAGCTTCTATCGGGACCACGTAAAGGTTTTCGAGACACAGCCGCTCGCGGTGACTCCGGTCGCGACGGGAAGGCTCGCCATAGCGCCGCTGGACTTCAACATTGGTGTCTCACAACTACAGGCTGGGAAGTACGACTGCCAGGTGACCATCCTCGATCCAGCCCACGGGAAGGCCACCTTCTGGCAGGCTTCGTTAGCGCTGTCGCAATAG
- a CDS encoding IS6 family transposase: MSEFKWRQFEGEIILWAVRWYCRYGISYRDLEQMMGEQGVGVDHSTIYRWVQKYAPEIEKRLRWQWRRPRSTSWRVDETYVKVRGKWAYLYRALDKQGNTIDFYLSPTRNAKAAKRFLGKALSGLKAWELPDIINTDKAPTYGIAISKLKAEGKCPENTVHRKVKYLNNIVEADHGKLKQLISPVRGFKTLKTAYATIRGFEVMRALRKGQAAIFNLTQDIHGEARIVERAFGIGASALADVVALIGEQLELHPA; the protein is encoded by the coding sequence ATGTCAGAGTTCAAGTGGCGTCAATTTGAAGGCGAGATCATCCTCTGGGCGGTGCGTTGGTACTGCCGGTATGGGATCAGCTACCGTGATCTTGAGCAGATGATGGGAGAGCAGGGCGTGGGCGTCGACCATTCCACGATCTACCGTTGGGTTCAGAAGTACGCGCCGGAGATTGAAAAGCGGCTGCGCTGGCAATGGCGCCGCCCGCGTTCGACGAGTTGGCGGGTCGACGAGACCTACGTGAAAGTGCGCGGCAAATGGGCCTATCTGTACCGAGCGCTCGACAAACAAGGAAACACGATCGATTTCTATCTCTCGCCGACGCGGAACGCCAAAGCGGCGAAGCGCTTCCTCGGCAAGGCGCTGAGCGGATTGAAGGCTTGGGAGCTGCCGGATATCATCAACACGGACAAAGCTCCGACCTACGGTATCGCGATTTCAAAGTTGAAGGCCGAAGGTAAGTGTCCTGAGAACACAGTGCATCGAAAGGTCAAGTATCTGAACAATATTGTCGAGGCCGATCACGGTAAGCTGAAGCAGTTGATTAGTCCCGTGCGGGGTTTCAAAACGCTGAAGACCGCCTATGCGACCATCCGGGGGTTTGAGGTGATGCGTGCGCTGCGCAAGGGCCAAGCGGCGATCTTCAACCTCACGCAAGACATCCACGGTGAGGCACGCATCGTCGAACGCGCTTTTGGCATCGGAGCCAGTGCGCTCGCGGATGTCGTCGCCCTCATCGGGGAACAACTTGAACTCCACCCAGCTTGA
- a CDS encoding TIGR03435 family protein — translation MSKTVRLLYTAAPLVMTMLASLTWAQGARTGIDPTMLTFEVVSVHPDSPEGMGGMASVQWRDTSYEASHVTVKELIREAYGVEDVQIQNAPKWIDSQPFTVEARADSTAAESMKNLDDAGLRLSREHMLQALLKERFRLTVRSSIKQLPIYEIDFSSEVPGLQRAIAGTQYGDGATWGDGSPMGAHWVSYYFIAGHIEMKGQGASIDQLVDRLNQKLTTQLGRTFVNATNLKGNFDFDLTFTVPWRTVYGPMDSSLMAGGASEEGSTDFSLFSAFKSQLGLKVRSTKGPVRTLWIERVEQPTEN, via the coding sequence ATGTCTAAGACAGTACGCTTGCTTTACACGGCAGCTCCCTTGGTCATGACCATGCTGGCATCTCTCACTTGGGCGCAGGGTGCTCGCACTGGTATTGATCCGACCATGCTTACCTTTGAGGTCGTCTCGGTGCATCCAGATTCACCTGAAGGTATGGGTGGAATGGCAAGTGTGCAATGGAGGGATACAAGTTACGAAGCATCCCACGTGACCGTTAAGGAACTCATACGCGAGGCGTATGGAGTAGAGGATGTTCAGATCCAGAACGCGCCTAAATGGATAGATTCGCAACCGTTCACCGTAGAAGCGCGGGCTGATTCAACTGCAGCTGAGTCGATGAAAAACCTAGATGATGCAGGGCTGAGACTGAGCCGGGAACACATGCTGCAAGCACTGCTCAAGGAGCGATTCCGCCTCACGGTCAGGTCAAGCATAAAACAGCTCCCAATCTATGAAATTGACTTCAGTAGCGAGGTCCCTGGCCTACAGCGGGCCATCGCAGGTACTCAATATGGGGATGGGGCGACATGGGGTGACGGTTCTCCAATGGGAGCGCATTGGGTGTCCTACTACTTCATCGCCGGTCACATTGAAATGAAAGGACAGGGCGCTTCGATAGATCAACTCGTCGATCGGCTAAATCAGAAGCTAACTACGCAGCTGGGTCGCACGTTTGTGAACGCCACGAATCTCAAAGGGAACTTTGATTTTGACCTAACCTTCACAGTTCCGTGGCGAACGGTCTACGGCCCCATGGACAGCTCATTGATGGCAGGCGGTGCTTCTGAGGAAGGCTCTACAGATTTCTCCCTCTTCTCGGCTTTCAAGAGCCAGCTTGGCTTAAAAGTGAGATCAACAAAGGGACCAGTTCGCACGTTGTGGATCGAGCGTGTAGAGCAGCCCACCGAAAACTGA
- a CDS encoding carboxypeptidase regulatory-like domain-containing protein, protein MKHSFLWSRAGGYFRSALLLFCLSAACSAHAAEHFGQVTFNGHPVPGATITATQGTTKISTTSDEDGGYAFHNLADGVWQMDVTMSLFNTLHREVTVKPDLPVVKWELKMLTLDEVIAQTKIVKTELQAPLPATPEKPATKPGEAEALKPPDEAAASNDGFLVNGSVNNAATSKFAMSQGFGNTRKGSKALYNGGIGIIYDNSALDARPYSLTGLNTPKSSYSTITGIATVGGPIRIPHILRHGPNFFLAYQWSRSGSAATESGLVPTLAQRDTTPIDPVAQALLALYPLPNLAGGSEYNYQTGIVNHSHQDALQSRLDKSIGRRDEFYGGFGFESTRADSSSLFGFRDTTGTLGLEANANWQHRWNHGVYTTLGYKFSRLRTLVTPYFANRSNIAGDAGIGGVSQAAADWGPPTLVFSSGIAALTDAESAFNRNRTEAVAPSARFFKGHHNVTLGGDFRRQEFNYLSQEDPRGTFTFTGAATGSDFADFISGAPDTSSIAYGNADKYLRQSVYDAYITDDWRLRPELTLNIGVRWEYGAPITEIKDRLVNLDVASGFTAVEPVLASSPVGALTGERYPNSLLRPDRNLVEPRLGVSWRPVPGSSLVVRAGYGVYADTSVYQATALKLAQQSPLSQTLDAENSSACPLTLSTGLVRQNCTATTANTFAVDPDFRVGYAQTWQLSMQRDLPAALQMTATYLGVKGTRGVQEFLPNTYPLGGINPCPSCPSGFAYRTSNGDSSREAASVQLRRRLRSGFTASMLYTYSKSIDDDAALGGQGPVATSSSSSSSTAQSASNVSIAQNWLDLRAERGLSTFDQRHLLTTTFQYSTGMGLGGGTLLSGWRGRAYKEWTVGGTIVAGSGLPETPVYLAAANGSGVTGNLRPDRTSASVYAAAPGHYLNPGAYTAPQLGQWGDAGRGSITGPGSLTFNASLSRTFRIVRSYNLDIRMDATNLANHAVFTSYNTTIDPSLSSPVFGLPTSTNSMRSLQMTARVRF, encoded by the coding sequence ATGAAGCATTCGTTTTTGTGGTCGCGGGCCGGCGGATATTTTCGCTCCGCGCTTCTGCTCTTCTGCCTTTCGGCCGCGTGCTCCGCCCATGCGGCAGAACACTTTGGCCAGGTCACATTCAACGGGCATCCGGTCCCGGGCGCGACGATCACGGCAACGCAGGGGACAACAAAGATCAGCACCACCTCCGATGAGGATGGCGGTTACGCGTTTCACAATCTCGCCGACGGCGTGTGGCAGATGGACGTGACCATGTCGCTCTTCAACACGCTGCACCGTGAGGTTACGGTGAAGCCGGATCTTCCCGTCGTCAAGTGGGAGCTGAAGATGCTTACGCTGGATGAGGTCATTGCACAGACGAAAATCGTGAAGACCGAACTGCAAGCACCCTTGCCGGCAACACCGGAGAAGCCGGCCACGAAGCCCGGCGAGGCCGAAGCTCTGAAGCCTCCAGATGAAGCTGCAGCCTCGAACGACGGCTTCCTGGTGAACGGCAGCGTGAACAATGCGGCCACTTCAAAGTTCGCCATGTCGCAGGGCTTTGGCAACACGCGCAAGGGGAGCAAGGCACTCTACAACGGTGGGATTGGCATCATCTATGACAACTCGGCGCTGGACGCGCGTCCCTATTCGCTTACCGGGCTGAATACGCCGAAGTCGTCCTACAGCACCATCACCGGCATTGCTACGGTGGGCGGACCCATTCGAATTCCTCACATTCTGCGGCATGGCCCCAACTTCTTTCTTGCCTATCAGTGGAGCCGAAGCGGCAGCGCGGCGACCGAGTCCGGTCTGGTGCCGACGCTGGCACAACGCGACACGACGCCCATCGACCCGGTGGCGCAGGCTCTGCTCGCTCTATATCCGTTGCCCAATCTTGCGGGCGGTTCGGAGTACAACTACCAGACCGGCATCGTGAATCACTCACACCAGGACGCGCTTCAGTCGCGGCTCGATAAGAGCATTGGCCGCAGAGATGAGTTCTACGGAGGATTCGGCTTTGAGAGCACGCGGGCCGATAGCTCCAGCCTCTTCGGTTTCCGCGACACGACCGGCACCCTCGGTCTTGAAGCGAATGCGAACTGGCAGCACCGCTGGAACCATGGTGTCTACACCACGCTGGGGTATAAGTTCAGCCGCCTGCGGACGCTGGTGACGCCTTACTTCGCCAACCGCAGCAACATTGCAGGCGATGCTGGTATCGGCGGTGTGAGCCAGGCGGCGGCCGATTGGGGACCTCCAACGCTGGTCTTTTCGAGCGGCATCGCCGCGCTGACCGATGCCGAATCTGCCTTCAATCGCAATCGCACCGAGGCCGTCGCACCCTCCGCACGATTCTTCAAAGGTCACCATAATGTCACTCTCGGCGGCGACTTTCGCCGGCAGGAGTTCAACTATCTCTCGCAGGAGGATCCGCGCGGGACCTTTACCTTCACCGGTGCCGCAACGGGTTCGGACTTTGCCGACTTCATCAGCGGCGCGCCTGACACTAGCTCGATCGCCTACGGCAACGCGGACAAGTACCTTCGCCAGTCGGTCTACGACGCCTACATCACGGACGACTGGCGTCTCCGCCCGGAGCTGACCCTCAACATTGGCGTTCGCTGGGAGTATGGCGCACCGATCACGGAGATCAAGGACCGGTTGGTCAACCTGGACGTGGCCTCCGGCTTCACTGCGGTCGAGCCGGTGCTTGCTAGCTCCCCGGTGGGTGCGCTCACCGGGGAGCGCTATCCGAACTCGCTGCTGCGGCCCGACCGCAACCTTGTCGAGCCGCGCCTCGGTGTATCGTGGCGTCCCGTACCGGGCTCTTCACTTGTGGTGCGCGCGGGCTACGGCGTCTATGCGGACACCTCGGTCTACCAGGCGACAGCTCTTAAGCTGGCGCAGCAGTCGCCCTTGTCGCAAACGCTCGATGCGGAGAACAGCAGCGCCTGTCCGCTGACACTCTCCACAGGCCTGGTGCGGCAGAACTGCACGGCGACGACGGCGAACACCTTTGCCGTGGACCCCGACTTCCGCGTCGGCTACGCGCAGACATGGCAGCTCTCCATGCAGCGCGACCTGCCTGCGGCGCTGCAGATGACGGCGACCTACCTTGGCGTGAAGGGCACCCGCGGCGTGCAGGAGTTCCTTCCCAACACTTACCCGCTTGGCGGCATCAACCCTTGTCCATCGTGCCCCTCGGGCTTCGCCTACCGGACTTCGAACGGCGACTCGAGCCGCGAGGCCGCAAGCGTGCAACTGCGACGCCGCCTGCGCAGTGGCTTTACCGCGTCGATGCTCTACACGTACTCGAAGTCGATCGATGACGACGCGGCGCTGGGCGGACAGGGTCCCGTCGCGACATCCTCCTCATCGTCCTCTTCGACTGCGCAGAGCGCATCCAATGTGAGCATCGCGCAGAACTGGCTCGACCTTCGCGCCGAGCGCGGGCTGTCGACCTTCGACCAGCGTCACCTGCTCACCACCACCTTCCAATACAGCACCGGGATGGGACTTGGCGGCGGCACTCTGTTGAGCGGCTGGCGCGGCCGAGCCTATAAGGAGTGGACCGTTGGCGGCACGATCGTCGCGGGAAGCGGTCTACCGGAGACGCCGGTGTATCTCGCTGCGGCCAATGGCAGCGGCGTGACCGGTAATCTTCGCCCCGACCGCACTTCGGCTTCAGTCTACGCCGCAGCCCCAGGACACTATCTCAACCCCGGAGCCTACACTGCCCCACAGCTCGGACAATGGGGCGACGCGGGACGCGGCTCCATCACCGGCCCCGGCTCTCTGACCTTCAACGCATCGCTCTCACGCACCTTCCGCATCGTCAGGAGCTACAACCTCGACATCCGGATGGACGCGACCAACCTGGCTAATCACGCCGTCTTCACAAGCTACAACACGACCATCGACCCTTCGTTGAGCAGCCCTGTCTTTGGCCTGCCCACCTCGACCAACTCGATGCGCAGCCTGCAGATGACCGCGAGAGTGAGGTTCTAG